From one Choloepus didactylus isolate mChoDid1 chromosome 24, mChoDid1.pri, whole genome shotgun sequence genomic stretch:
- the GPR31 gene encoding 12-(S)-hydroxy-5,8,10,14-eicosatetraenoic acid receptor: MLLSNCSVHSDVIATSVAALLMLEFGLGLMGNAIALWTFFCRLKVWKPYVVYLFNLVIADLLLTVCLPLAVIFYLRHKKWSFGHTSCQTLHFLLTLSRGVGVTFLTAVALDRYLRVVHPWCRINLISPRSARGVSVFVWLLMAAVSHQSLFVYEGAKNRTECYSVYPLEEFSSSVIWQETLFFLQFILPFGLILFCNAGIIRTLQTRLRDPEKQPKLHRARALVTVVVVLFGVCFLPSFLARIFMDIFGRSASCRVLKAMVQASDVTGSLTYLNSVLNPLVYCFSNPTFRYSYRRVFSTFRGRRKEAEPQSFELKDSYS; the protein is encoded by the coding sequence ATGCTTCTCTCAAACTGCTCTGTTCACAGCGACGTGATTGCCACATCCGTGGCAGCACTGCTGATGCTGGAGTTTGGGCTGGGGCTGATGGGCAATGCCATCGCACTGTGGACCTTCTTCTGTAGACTCAAGGTGTGGAAGCCCTACGTCGTCTACCTGTTCAACCTGGTCATCGCCGACCTCCTGTTGACCGTCTGCCTGCCCTTGGCTGTCATCTTCTACCTCAGACACAAGAAGTGGAGCTTTGGACACACGTCTTGCCAAACCCTGCACTTCCTGCTGACACTGAGTCGTGGAGTAGGGGTCACCTTCCTCACCGCCGTGGCTCTAGACCGTTATTTGAGGGTGGTCCACCCTTGGTGTAGGATCAACCTCATCTCCCCTCGGTCCGCCCGGGGGGTCTCCGTCTTTGTCTGGCTCCTGATGGCAGCCGTCTCCCATCAAAGCTTATTTGTTTATGAGGGTGCCAAGAATCGGACTGAATGCTACAGTGTCTACCCCCTGGAAGAGTTCTCCTCCAGTGTCATTTGGCAGGAAACACTCTTCTTTCTTCAGTTTATTCTTCCCTTCGGCCTCATCTTGTTCTGCAATGCTGGAATCATCAGGACCCTCCAGACGAGGCTCCGGGACCCAGAAAAACAGCCCAAGCTTCATCGGGCCAGGGCGCtggtgacggtggtggtggtCCTCTTTGGAGTTTGTTTTCTGCCCAGTTTCCTGGCCAGAATCTTTATGGACATCTTCGGGCGGTCGGCAAGCTGCAGGGTCTTGAAAGCCATGGTGCAGGCGTCCGATGTAACAGGCAGCCTCACCTACCTCAACAGCGTCCTGAACCCATTGGTTTACTGCTTCTCGAACCCAACTTTCAGATATTCCTACAGGAGGGTCTTCAGCACTTtcagaggcagaaggaaagaagcagaACCTCAGAGTTTTGAACTCAAGGACTCATATTCCTGA
- the CCR6 gene encoding C-C chemokine receptor type 6, with amino-acid sequence MSEEPMNFSKLYYENEDYFWTTNNGDYFLGDESFLCSLGDVRSFSKLFVPIAYSLICVFGLLGNILVVITFAFYKKAKSMTDVYLLNMAIADILFVLTLPFWAVNHATEAWVFSNAMCKLIRGIYSINFNCGMLLLTCITMDRYIAIVQATKSFRLRSQTLAHNKIICLVVWVVSIIISSSTFMFYQKYNIQGHDVCEPKYHNVSDPIKWKLLMLGLQLLFGFFIPLVFMLFCYMFIVKTLVQAQNSKRHKAIRVIIAVVLVFLICQIPHNMVLLVTAANMGRMNRTCSSEKLMGYTKIITEVLAFLHCCLNPVLYAFIGEKFRNYFLKIMKDLWCVRRKHKSAGFSCSRMYSETFISRQISETVDNENASSFTM; translated from the exons ATGAGTGAG GAACCAATGAATTTCAGCAAACTTTATTATGAAAATGAAGATTATTTTTGGACAACTAATAATGGGGATTACTTTTTGGGTGATGAGTCCTTTCTATGTTCCTTAGGGGATGTCAGAAGTTTTTCCAAGTTATTTGTCCCAATTGCTTATTCTTTGATATGTGTCTTTGGTTTACTGGGAAATATTTTAGTGGTGATCACCTTTGCTTTTTATAAGAAAGCCAAGTCTATGACAGATGTTTATCTCTTGAATATGGCCATAGCAGACATACTGTTTGTCCTTACACTCCCATTCTGGGCAGTGAACCATGCTACTGAAGCCTGGGTTTTCAGCAATGCCATGTGCAAACTGATCAGAGGTATCTACTCCATCAACTTTAACTGTGGCATGTTGCTCTTGACCTGTATCACCATGGACCGCTACATTGCCATCGTACAGGCAACCAAATCTTTCAGGCTCAGATCCCAAACACTCGCCCACAATAAAATAATCTGTCTTGTTGTGTGGGTTGTGTCGATCATAATCTCCAGCTCAACTTTCATGTTCTATCAGAAGTACAACATCCAAGGCCATGATGTCTGCGAACCCAAGTACCACAACGTCTCGGACCCCATCAAGTGGAAATTGCTGATGTTGGGGCTTCAGCTCCTTTTTGGTTTCTTTATCCCATTGGTGTTTATGCTCTTTTGCTACATGTTTATTGTCAAAACCTTAGTGCAAGCACAGAATTCTAAAAGGCACAAAGCCATCCGTGTGATTATAGCGGTGGTTCTCGTGTTTCTGATTTGCCAGATTCCTCATAATATGGTACTTCTAGTGACAGCAGCAAATATGGGTAGAATGAACCGAACCTGCAGCAGCGAAAAGCTAATGGGCTACACCAAAATTATCACCGAAGTCTTGGCTTTTCTGCATTGCTGCCTCAACCCTGTGCTATATGCCTTTATTGGTGAGAAGTTTAGAAACTACTTTCTGAAGATCATGAAGGACCTGTGGTGTGTGAGAAGAAAGCATAAGTCAGCAGGCTTCTCTTGCTCCAGGATGTATTCAGAAACCTTCATCTCCAGACAGATCAGCGAGACAGTGGACAACGAGAATGCATCATCCTTCACAATGTAA